The following coding sequences are from one uncultured Desulfobacter sp. window:
- a CDS encoding glycoside hydrolase 100 family protein has protein sequence MAVLIEKAKKAALEVLMHNSKGPFFNLPRTAGWGYPEPYTRDLMIAGLGILVTGNETLINSLRHVFQVLAKHQTRLGHIPSIVHDPEECGASDTTPLFLMALQIFRDVTGEADFLEETAEKALTWMSYQSPSSRIMVAQLPTSDWRDEQWVLGFGLFLNTIVYTYLKLFGLDDQAGVLKKRMTARLSIKEEDGKRDKEGGLRIKFKPYYALWSYKMYNSERFDLLGNSLAILSGIASPSRSLQIISWIEETCQKLRSNGDLAVDLPPNFFPYIHPGDDDWRHRYTKFNLPGDYHNGGIWPFVCGFYIAALTTAGRHKLAEKKFEALTRLIQPARIAKVNFGFNEWFKAQDGKPKGQDWQTWSAAMYLYAAECIKLKQTPFFDKIRAAAHGR, from the coding sequence ATGGCTGTATTGATAGAAAAAGCAAAAAAGGCGGCACTTGAAGTGTTGATGCATAACAGCAAAGGGCCGTTTTTCAACCTACCCAGAACCGCAGGATGGGGCTATCCCGAACCCTATACAAGGGATCTGATGATTGCAGGCCTTGGGATTCTGGTCACTGGGAATGAAACATTAATTAATTCCCTGCGACATGTTTTTCAGGTTCTGGCAAAACATCAGACACGGCTTGGTCATATCCCCTCCATTGTTCATGATCCCGAAGAATGCGGTGCCAGTGATACAACGCCCTTGTTTCTCATGGCCCTACAGATATTCCGTGATGTTACAGGCGAAGCTGACTTTTTAGAAGAAACAGCAGAAAAGGCCCTGACCTGGATGTCCTACCAGTCTCCATCCAGCCGGATTATGGTGGCGCAACTGCCCACCAGCGACTGGCGGGATGAGCAGTGGGTTTTGGGTTTTGGGCTGTTTTTGAATACTATCGTATACACGTACTTGAAATTATTCGGCCTGGATGATCAGGCAGGCGTATTAAAAAAAAGGATGACCGCGCGTCTTTCCATAAAAGAAGAGGACGGCAAGCGTGACAAAGAGGGTGGTTTGAGAATAAAATTTAAACCTTACTATGCCCTCTGGTCCTATAAAATGTACAATAGCGAACGGTTTGACCTTTTAGGAAACAGCCTGGCCATTCTTTCGGGGATTGCATCACCGTCAAGATCGTTACAAATTATTTCCTGGATAGAAGAAACGTGTCAAAAACTAAGAAGCAATGGAGATCTGGCCGTTGATTTGCCACCTAATTTTTTCCCGTATATTCATCCGGGCGATGATGACTGGCGGCATCGGTATACAAAATTCAACCTTCCCGGAGATTACCATAACGGCGGGATCTGGCCTTTTGTCTGTGGATTTTATATTGCCGCGTTAACGACAGCAGGCCGACACAAACTTGCCGAAAAAAAGTTTGAAGCCCTGACCCGATTGATACAGCCAGCCCGGATCGCCAAAGTGAATTTCGGGTTCAATGAATGGTTTAAAGCCCAGGATGGTAAACCCAAAGGACAGGATTGGCAGACGTGGTCTGCGGCCATGTATTTATACGCGGCTGAATGCATTAAATTAAAGCAAACCCCATTTTTTGATAAAATTAGAGCGGCAGCCCACGGAAGATAA
- the glk gene encoding glucokinase — protein MNHPVFLAADIGATKTNICLYTFPGRLVANSPLVQFRTADFSGIEALIPNFLSGRKVDLSFCVFGVPGPVYNGRAQITNLPWVLDEKKIQRDLNLTTVRLVNDLQATAYALPELKSKDIFTLSAGKKEGKGNKAIIAPGSGLGESFLIWDGVTYNSFASEGGHGDFAPNSKIECDLFAYLQKKYGHVSYERVCSGQGIYNIYRFFKDQKYEKEPIWLTKEFESAGKDPVPVIIKTALNTGKQCRICVKTITLFAAILGAEAGNLGLRMLARGGVYLGGGLPERVLSFLKEKAFLQAFYHKGRMSSLIKEIPLHVITTPKAGLIGAAHYGVAHFLPDCQKDKFTVVKAVPEVT, from the coding sequence ATGAATCATCCTGTCTTTCTTGCCGCCGATATCGGTGCCACCAAAACAAATATATGCCTGTACACGTTTCCCGGGCGTTTGGTTGCTAACTCACCACTGGTTCAATTCAGAACGGCTGATTTTTCAGGCATTGAAGCATTGATCCCCAATTTTTTATCCGGCCGGAAGGTCGATCTAAGTTTTTGTGTGTTTGGGGTTCCCGGTCCCGTTTATAACGGCAGGGCTCAAATAACCAACCTTCCATGGGTCTTGGATGAAAAAAAAATACAGAGGGATTTGAATCTCACGACGGTTAGGCTCGTCAATGATCTTCAGGCCACCGCCTATGCGTTGCCCGAGCTTAAATCCAAAGACATTTTTACGCTGAGTGCCGGAAAAAAAGAGGGTAAGGGAAACAAGGCGATCATTGCACCGGGGTCAGGCCTTGGCGAATCTTTTTTAATATGGGATGGAGTGACTTACAACTCCTTTGCCTCCGAAGGCGGCCATGGTGATTTTGCCCCCAATAGCAAGATCGAGTGCGATCTGTTTGCGTATTTACAAAAAAAATACGGCCATGTTAGTTACGAAAGAGTCTGTTCGGGACAAGGCATCTATAATATTTACCGATTTTTCAAAGACCAAAAGTATGAAAAAGAGCCAATCTGGCTGACCAAAGAATTCGAATCCGCAGGAAAGGACCCGGTTCCGGTGATCATAAAGACCGCCCTTAATACGGGTAAACAATGCCGGATATGTGTGAAAACCATCACTCTTTTCGCAGCTATTTTAGGAGCGGAAGCCGGAAATCTTGGATTGCGGATGTTGGCCAGGGGAGGCGTCTATCTGGGTGGGGGACTTCCTGAAAGGGTGTTGTCTTTTTTAAAGGAAAAAGCGTTCCTGCAGGCTTTTTATCATAAGGGGCGAATGAGCAGCCTGATAAAAGAAATCCCGCTGCATGTGATTACAACCCCTAAAGCCGGTCTCATTGGAGCTGCCCATTATGGAGTTGCACATTTCTTGCCTGATTGTCAAAAAGATAAATTCACAGTGGTCAAAGCTGTGCCTGAAGTGACTTGA
- the ltrA gene encoding group II intron reverse transcriptase/maturase, with product MGEAKSFDISKLAVWDAYIRVKRNDGGAGVDAVSLEMFEEDLENNLYKIWNRMSSGSYFPPPVRTVLIPKSGGTRTLGIPTVADRIAQMTVKLYLEPELEPVFDEDSYGYRPGKSALDALNATRSRCWQFDWVLDLDIKGFFDSIDHDLMMKAVCFHTNCKWIRLYIERWLKAPAQMQNGKQMARHLGTPQGGVISPLLANLFLHYAFDAWMRRTYPGVPFERYADDIVIHCKSEEQTLAIHRKLKKRMTACKLELHPEKTKIAYCKDANRPGNYDTVSFDFLGYTFRPRMSKNRWGKYFVNFSPAISRKAVVRIFGVIRDWQCNSRTPMDLEDLAEFANPAIQGWINYYGRFCPSALHNLMMHLNQKLVKWAMRKYKRFRFHEKRATHWLGRIAHREPGMFVHWRFGYKPSTGQ from the coding sequence GGAGAAGCAAAGTCATTTGATATTTCTAAATTGGCGGTATGGGATGCTTATATCCGGGTAAAACGCAATGATGGCGGAGCCGGTGTGGATGCAGTAAGCCTTGAGATGTTTGAGGAAGATCTTGAGAACAATCTTTACAAGATCTGGAACAGGATGTCCTCGGGGAGCTATTTCCCACCTCCTGTCCGAACAGTCTTGATACCCAAATCGGGCGGAACACGGACCCTTGGCATTCCAACCGTAGCTGACCGAATTGCACAGATGACAGTCAAATTGTATCTGGAGCCGGAATTGGAACCGGTATTTGATGAAGATTCCTACGGGTATCGTCCGGGGAAATCTGCATTGGATGCACTCAATGCAACACGTAGTCGTTGCTGGCAGTTTGATTGGGTTTTGGATCTTGATATCAAAGGCTTCTTTGATAGCATTGATCATGATCTGATGATGAAAGCGGTATGTTTTCATACGAATTGCAAATGGATACGGCTTTACATTGAGCGGTGGTTGAAAGCACCGGCGCAAATGCAGAATGGTAAACAGATGGCGCGGCATCTCGGCACACCGCAGGGTGGGGTCATCAGTCCTTTGTTGGCCAATCTGTTTCTGCATTATGCATTTGATGCATGGATGAGAAGAACCTATCCCGGTGTACCATTCGAAAGATATGCCGATGATATCGTTATTCATTGCAAGTCTGAAGAACAGACATTGGCCATCCACCGAAAGCTGAAAAAACGGATGACAGCCTGCAAACTGGAACTTCACCCAGAGAAAACAAAGATCGCTTATTGCAAGGACGCCAATCGGCCTGGCAATTATGACACGGTCAGTTTTGATTTTCTTGGGTATACCTTCCGGCCGCGCATGTCCAAGAATCGATGGGGGAAATATTTTGTTAACTTTTCCCCCGCCATCTCCCGGAAGGCGGTGGTGCGAATTTTTGGTGTCATACGTGACTGGCAGTGCAATAGCCGGACACCTATGGACTTGGAGGATCTTGCAGAATTTGCAAATCCAGCAATTCAGGGATGGATCAACTACTATGGAAGATTCTGTCCATCGGCTCTGCACAACCTGATGATGCATTTAAACCAGAAGCTTGTGAAATGGGCCATGAGGAAATACAAACGGTTTAGATTTCATGAAAAGAGAGCAACACATTGGCTGGGAAGAATCGCACACCGTGAGCCTGGCATGTTTGTTCACTGGAGATTTGGATATAAACCATCGACTGGACAATAA